Within Hydra vulgaris chromosome 02, alternate assembly HydraT2T_AEP, the genomic segment GACGGGCCCCAAAAACTCATGGACCCCAAAAGCCACACGCTCACATTAGTACCTGTAACTCATAGATAAAGCCTTATTAAGCagcaaaatagatttttttatttgacaagatagtttttttaaaagaaactgttaaaaataaccaaattagcataaatttttgaaaattatactaaaaacaataaaaaaaattttttttcaattttataacattttgacATTATAGTCCATAAatacttgaaattttcatttaagtttgCAAAGTAGtgttttttgtaaagatttatgTCATACttctacaaaaaaaacacaagaaaataaatgaaaaagacagttgctaaaatattttatcttaaccAAAGTAGAGTTTCTGTGTGGTCTTTGGGGTCccttactaaaaaatatatatacatggatcaaaaactcaatattaaaatggagttttgcttttttctattaacatttatttttctattaacaatcaagtaaaattacttttttactagttatttgtataaaaaaaattgaaatgttgCTCTTTAGTCtttaagacaatttaaaagtgtttttatacaTCTTTGAAACTATTTACTCTTTAATAAGTTGATCAACTAATTGACTAAGAATAATGAAATTGTCTCCTTATCACTGTAAAGTCACTTTCTTGGTGTATCCTTCTAACTTCTAGTATCTTCATCACTTTCATGCTCAATAACCTTACGTTTGAGTGAGTTGTTGGTTACTGCAGCAGCTAAAAACATTATTGGTTTTTTTCCATCCACTTTACAAGATAACTTTCCACAGACAGATTTTTGTACATTGTGGCAAGAAGAGCATTGCTGTAGCTTTATGGCATGGCACACACCTTCTCCACAGCTGCATTCATTTTTACACCGTAAAAAtgcttctttttgtttttctttgttccatcttttttcttccttatcttttatttcttgatttttattatcttgaatTACCTTCACTAAGTCCAACACATTTTTTCCTTTCATTGATCCGTGAACCTGCGTAACCCTTGTAGTAAGTTTGGAAACTTTCGGCTTAACTTTCTGTACTGTCAGTAAGCCAGGAATTTCTTCAAGTTGAATGCTTTTTTCGCTCAGCTCTTGAATAAGCTCTTGAGAACGCTCAAACTTTTCTTTCCAGTACTGAgctgaattttttcttttatcaggAGATTTAATAGTATAACTTCCAGGAGTTGTTGTACTGGATgtaacactttttgaaaaatcaatacACAAAGCAGCTCGTGCAAACTTGTCCTGTTGCATGTCATTGACGCTTAATGATGTGGAAGTTACTCCTACACGTCTTGCAGCTTTGATTATAGATTGTCTTGGGGCCCAGTTGTTCCAAATACGTCCTAAAATCATCATAAAAGCTTCTTTATTTAGTGAATTgaaatcagtaaaaatattttctttcataCCACGATACTCATGATGAAGGTTTTTGTTGAGTTGGTCTAAAAGCTGTGTCACACCAGTGGTATCTGGTGGAGTTAAGAACATACGTATGTTTTTCGattgtaaaaactttaagaCATCAAAATTAAAGCGTGAACAATGCCCATCAGAAAGCAAAACTACTGGTCGTGCCACTTTTTTTTCAGTAAGATATTCATCAAACTCTTTGTACATATCTAATAACGAGTTGTGATCAGATACACCATGGTTGCAAGTTGTTATCAGAAGATGCGGAATACTTACCACAGCTTTCTTTGGAGCCATTTGATTAGTTATTCCAACGGTACCAAAAAGTACTTGACAGACACAAAGGTCTCCTACAATTACAAAGAAAGATAATACATATCATCTATTCAAtccatattataaatatttatcaaaaaagtgaTAAGGCAATAACTACCTGAAAATGATACTAGAGGATGTATGGTGACGCATTCACGGTTCTCTCTGATCATTTTACAACATGTTTCCCCTTTTGCAGCAAAAACAAGACCAGCAGGAGTACCATCAACACCAAAATTGATGAACTGTGGTGTTTCGTCGTGATTAAATATTCTGCATGTATCAATATTTCCAGACCAAACTCCTGTCCCCTTTTGTACTGCTTCAGTCATAATGCCAGTCTCAATCAATTCTTCTGCAAGAGCGTCTAAAGGCAACCATGAAAATTAATTAGTAACTCAGTTTTGGTAGAACTATTTTTCATGAATGTACAGTAGCAAtacataaactaataaaaaggtGTAGCTatgagttaaattttaaatgaagctATGGTAtactatgaaataaaataaaaaagtcaatgtTTACTCATACCAAGGTGGAGACATGCCATTTCCCTCGTGCAATTGAGAGCTCTATTTATTGACACATTTCCTTGTCGCTTGAGTGTTAAGCTTGGATTCTTAGCTTTAAAGCGCATCCAAAACGATTTACCTAACAtgtgtttaaaacaaaaataaaaagttaactaaaaaagCTTCTCTTACAAAGCTTCAACTCCTGGACTACAAGCAATCTCTTTATATCTTAACATGTTGACTATTActacctttaaaaaatatatataagaaacatAAATACTTGTTTTGTGTCAAAGCATTTTTTGCATTTGCAGATAATGCTATGAATTTTCTGCCACCTTTCAATCTTTTATTTGTGTATTGTCTAACTTTCAGAACGTCAAGGACAAGTTTTGTTAGCTCTGCTTTGTTTATGCCTTGCATTGCTCGATTTTTATTCTTAATGTATGAAACAATTGACATCTCTTCTTCCTCCAAGAGAATTGCACAGTACTGTCTTTCAAGACCATTGACTATTTTCCCATCAAGTCTACGGTTTATTGTTTCACGATCTTTAATAAGTGGATATTGTCTTGTTTTAATTGCAGCATGTCCTCTTACATTGTTTTCTTTACACCATTGAACAGCAGCTtcaagttgtttgtttttttctaatatagcttttcttttaattagTGCTTCAGCATTAGAACTTGGATTTAGTGACTTCATTTGCAAGcgagttttgaattttttgttgctgttactcatgtttatttatttgcttacaAATAAACTAATATCGCAAATTCACATACTGCAAACTGAACTAAAACTATCCTCTAAGCAGAAGCgtaaaataaaatctctatATAAATTCATTATCATCAAAAAGATAGCTCCAACTACTACAAATCTACTTTAAATCATGAATTTTTGTAATAtcacttatatttttgttaaaaataatataattaatgtgGTTTTTGGGGTCCCAAGCATGTGGTTTTTGTAGCGCTTTAGGTACTTCCCTAAAATATAAGTTTGCAATCAAACTACCATATGAAGGGGATTTTAATATAACAAGCTATTCCAAAAAATTGGAAAGTTGCAACTAAtttcataaaagttataaacaatttaagcCATGCGGTTTTTGAGGTCCCCTACTAAAATATAGCGAAactttactgaaaaaaaaaaagcaaacaaaaaataccaaaatactTCTAAACCCCTGGGAAGAACTTTTACCatataaaagcatataaaaaagcaaaataaagttaaattgtttgttttgtacAAAAGATAcagcaaaagaaaaaatcatgtgGTTTTTGGGGCCCGTCTACctgtataagaaaaaaacaagaaaataacgGATAGCtatacacaaaaataaaactatacaatatatacaaagaacaaaatacaataaaacTAGATACAAATACTTAATGTGCAAAAAGACTATATTTGTTTAAAgtagttaatgttttttataaagcaacaaaagttaatgtttttaaaaagacgtAACAATCGCTAGagtatttttactatatatatatatatatatatatatatatatatatatatatatatatatatatatatatatatatatatatatatatatatatatatatatatatatatatatatatatatatatatatatatatatatatatatatatatatatatatatatatatatatatatatatatatatatatatatatatatatatatatatatatatatatatatatatatacatacatatataatgtttatattgaTTAGTTTGGAAGTTTGGAAACTGAAATTTGTAGCAATTTAAAGTTATCTAACTTctataaagtttgaaaatatttcaaatactttagtttagaataatatttttgtcaatatcAAACTTATTGTCatagttttatctaaatttaggTAAGAAAAGCACCGTGATAAGGATTGCATCTAACCGTTCCAAGATGAACTTTAAACGTAAAATTAAAGCTCtttaattttaggtttaaaGCTTTTTAACGGTAATATCAGGGTGctttctttacagttttttttagcaatagttccgggttttttttaaaacttcttccTTATTTTTCCTATTGTTACACTTTATTTAACTTgtaacaatttctttttattattattatattgttattattaacatttattagGATGCGGAATTTAAACGTCGACCGAACGATTTcgaatcatttttcaaaatacactAAAATTTAGTGTAAAGATATTTTGTTGTTTTCGGTAAACAATTATTTCCCCCTTACCAGGATCCGCCTTAGTTGTTAAAACCcgataaaaaaataactgaaaaataacctatttttttaataaataataaaaatcattaactcttaattaatgatttattaatcgtaaattagataatttgaaaagtaaaaatattttgtgttaactataatatttatttatttattttacaagtagCTAGTTTAATGAAGgtgaaaagatataaaaagcTTGAGCAAATGTTTGACAAACAGAACATGTGGTGTAAGAAAACCTAAACATAAAAAGCGTATAAATAACTCATATTAATGTGTTAAACGTCATTTTAGTAACTCATTGAAAATGTTCGCAAAATAACTTAAacaagtttatctttttttcaaatatttaattgtaaaaagtaCTTTGAtttaacttgagtttttttaaaatttttaaaagtttttttagaagtattgtttatgaaatatatagttaaactAAAAGGTTGATAATTAAATAGGTGAAGAAAAAAGTGCGAAAAATGTGctaattatttatacttttaatatataacttgctatatataagaagttaaaaagttcaaatacaAGTAAAGTAGTTTTGTGCTATCGATTTTGCTGCTAAAAATAAAGTGCTAAATCATTGTTTAAAGTAAATAGCATGTGTTTTGGTCTTTTATATCAAAGGcttgatttttatttgcatcttgttattttcatagtattatttcacgttattttaaaatttacacagtgccttattgttaatatatctttgacaactatatatttaaagtgttactaaatttttttagcataacATAGCTAATTATACAAGAACACTTGCCTGAATACaaatgtgaaaaaattaaactatgggTTTATGTCTTCTATTTTAATGGCATTATGAGTGAAGTGCGGGGGGTAGGACCATATACACTTCAACATGTTCTTGGTAAAGGTCAAACAGGTaatgtaatatgttttttaaaatagaaagagTATTAAAAGTTTTAGGTAAAACAGTTTCTTCTGCATAGCCATTATTTTGCAAGTatgttgcatttttttcttttttttattgctctgatgttttataataaattaattattaaataatttaatttagttgcaTATAAATTACAAGTTGATACAAGTGTTACTTATTTGCTTACcattaaactttcttttatatatatatatattctttaaaaatggttttataaatttttacaagcTAAGCCTGATTTTACttattcctaaaaaaaaatgtaatttgttACGATTCTCGAATTATTTTAGGtttattaatgtaattatttttttatacaatgcttagacaacatatatatatatatatatatatatatatatatatatatatatatatatatatatatatatatatatatatatatatatatatatatatatatatatatatatatatatatatatatatatatgttgtatatatatatgttgtatatatatatatatatatatatatatatatatatatatatatatatatatatatatatatatatatatatatatatatatatataaaattaaattcattcaAGTATTTTAACCTTAAGCcttagtaaaaagtaaaataatggGCTTTAGaagcttataaattttaaaaactcaccTAAGCATGTTAATGCTGCAGCTTTAAGTCACTAttgattttgtaattaattaaattaagctGTCaactaacaattttaatattaatttgttatgatttttatgatgattagttttgaaaataaaaaaatatataataaaagatatataaattaaaattattattacaactaATATCTGTTGAAAATGTTTAATgcatattaaacaaaaatagattaagaaaaaatgcatttatcaTCTGAATTTCTGGTTATGTATAATGAAATGCATACATGATATTACAGTTTTTAATCACTTAACTACTTAGCGTCTAAACATGATTTagaaactcattttaaaattttttacaatttttttttttttttaatttctatagtttaTACTAAAAGTTCTATGTTCTTTGTAATTAACAACAATAACTATTTGTgcattcatatttataaaatatgcaaacatTGTCGCAtagctttttgaaaatattgtttttcacTAAGTTGCTGGCACTTGAAATAATTTGAACTTAGAAGCTATAATTACAAACAATACTTctgtgtttaaaaataaatttaactcaTCTAATTTCATAAGTACTGTTTACTCTGAAAAGatgttaaacttaaattttattcgATCCAATTTGTAttggatttaaatttattgctaaatttTAATTGCAGCATGTTGTTATAATATTAATGTTGTTCCTAagtagttaatatatatttttttcaaattatctgATAGTGTGGTTATAGATTCCTTCCCCTGAATTTACTTCGGCGAATTTATATATGGTtcgtttaaaaaacatgtaattcattaaatatattgatattgATTTTATGCAGAAGATTCTGATAAcatcttttttgtatttgacagttattaatataaattgtagtttctttaagttatattttgtcTTTTGATGATCAAAAGACAAAATAGTATAGTTTaatcatcttttctttttttttattgtaaattagtttttggtttctgataaaaattgatttttttaaatttattgactttttgaaatcattttagtttagcaatttcttttataactttacaTACTGTGTAAGTTAAGGAAACTGGCCTGTAGTTTCTTCAATCCAGTTTGTTGccttttttaaatagcaaaataTTGTACAGCTTCTTTTAAACTATTGTGCCCATTTGTGAACATTAGGGCAATTCAAACAATTATCtccatatatttttaacattcttATGTggattttaccatttttttcatcttctgtTTCTAAATATCTGACCATGACTCGTTATTCTTCCACAATCTAATTCTCAAGCAGATTCACCATCGTTAATTGAGTAAATTTGAGgttatgtttacaaaatatgattaaacacctaaattatattaatcaaCTGTAATCAATCAGTTATcatatatcaatatattattcAATCAATTTAAAACCTCAACTGtgtagtattattttatttttaaatcaataggTATTAACTGGAAACTTCTCataatataagataataatattgaatctatcttttttttcttcttaaaacatttgaaaaattattagacTCTCTAAAAAGAGTTAACAAATAAATCAATCAAAATTCAATCCAAACTCTGGATCACTTCTGATCTGCTTAATCTATTTCTTCTAAATTGGGGTTTGTGCATAGGAGATTTCCTTTTGCTTCTTAAATTGTTCCACCATGACTAGGAACTATAGTCTGTCATAACTTGCCTTAATCTGCCATTGGTTCTGCAAATGCAATGCTACAATAACAAagaatttcattaatttttaaaaaagagtttattttttcaaattaaattaataatcacaaaatattacttgttttagttaaatCGCTGGAGAATATTTAGGGGGGAGAGAATTCCTAAGTACCTATTTTGtgaagaaaagaaagaaaaaaacaggTGAATAAAACTTTGTCAGAAGAATCAgctcaaatatgacaacaatattCCATGGGAGGTTAGTATGGAAGAATAATCAGAGAAGATGTAAAGTAGATGATCCATCTACTATACATCTATATACaatgttttgataatatttaacagtaaataactgagttttgtttgtGCTAAAATTCACAAGATACTTGTAACAGAAGTAGGTTGGATTAAAGATGCTATAATTTGtcacagaagagagatcagattaaaGATGCTGCCTGTTACAAATAGTAAACAACAGGGGTTGATATTCGACTGGGGCCGGGTTTAATACAATATAGCCAGCGCCGCCCCAGTCATTTACTAGTTGTAAGTAATTCAAAAGTGATGGTTTTTTGTCAAGACTGGAGTATATAGTTGTAGCATATATTGGTCATCAgcaaattgtttataatttttctgtGATTGAAATGATTTCTGCTATTGAGGAGTTTAAGTGAGAATTTACtttttaagattaattataCTCTTTGGGATGACAAGTTACTATGTTCAAGAGATAGAATAAAGGAAAGTTCTTTGTAAATACTTATGCTTAATCTTTGGGAGACATAATAAGATCCTGTATgtaagatgagtatttttatgaaGCAGATAGAAAGAGATAATAAGATCAGATCTATTTATGTGAGATAAAGTATTTATGTAATGACATTTTCAAAGATTTTCCAAAGGTATCTAGAACCTAACTTTTAAGATAAGTACATCTTTTGCTAATCTGAGAATAATAAACCTAGCATCAGACCTTTTTACATTGACGTCTTGCAATAGTGAAAAGACATTTGTTCTCTAGAGAATTGTTCTTGTGGAAaggatgaaaaaaatgatttagattAGAAATA encodes:
- the LOC136077060 gene encoding uncharacterized protein LOC136077060, whose product is MLGKSFWMRFKAKNPSLTLKRQGNVSINRALNCTREMACLHLDALAEELIETGIMTEAVQKGTGVWSGNIDTCRIFNHDETPQFINFGVDGTPAGLVFAAKGETCCKMIRENRECVTIHPLVSFSGDLCVCQVLFGTVGITNQMAPKKAVVSIPHLLITTCNHGVSDHNSLLDMYKEFDEYLTEKKVARPVVLLSDGHCSRFNFDVLKFLQSKNIRMFLTPPDTTGVTQLLDQLNKNLHHEYRGMKENIFTDFNSLNKEAFMMILGRIWNNWAPRQSIIKAARRVGVTSTSLSVNDMQQDKFARAALCIDFSKSVTSSTTTPGSYTIKSPDKRKNSAQYWKEKFERSQELIQELSEKSIQLEEIPGLLTVQKVKPKVSKLTTRVTQVHGSMKGKNVLDLVKVIQDNKNQEIKDKEEKRWNKEKQKEAFLRCKNECSCGEGVCHAIKLQQCSSCHNVQKSVCGKLSCKVDGKKPIMFLAAAVTNNSLKRKVIEHESDEDTRS